One Chionomys nivalis chromosome 4, mChiNiv1.1, whole genome shotgun sequence genomic region harbors:
- the Gmppb gene encoding mannose-1-phosphate guanyltransferase beta, protein MKALILVGGYGTRLRPLTLSTPKPLVDFCNKPILLHQVEALAAAGVKHVILAVSYMSQMLEKEMKAQEQRLGIRISMSHEEEPLGTAGPLALARDLLSETADPFFVLNSDVICDFPFQAMVQFHRHHGQEGSILVTKVEEPSKYGVVVCEADTGRIHRFVEKPQVFVSNKINAGMYILSPAVLQRIQLKPTSIEKEIFPVMAQEGQLYAMELPGFWMDIGQPKDFLTGMCLFLQSLRQKHPERLCSGPGIVGNVLVDPSARIGQNCSIGPNVSLGPGVVVEDGVCIRRCTVLRDAHIRSHSWLESCIVGWRCRVGQWVRMENVTVLGEDVIVNDELYLNGASVLPHKSIGESVPEPRIIM, encoded by the exons ATGAAGGCACTGATCTTGGTGGGTGGGTATGGGACACGGTTGCGGCCGCTGACACTAAGCACCCCGAAGCCATTGGTGGACTTCTGCAATAAGCCCATCTTGCTGCATCAAGTGGAGGCGCTTGCCGCG GCAGGTGTGAAGCACGTGATTCTGGCTGTGAGCTACATGTCACAGATGttggaaaaggaaatgaaggcACAGGAGCAAAGG CTTGGAATCCGAATCTCTATGTCTCATGAAGAGGAGCCTCTGGGGACAG CTGGGCCTCTGGCACTGGCCCGAGACCTACTCTCTGAGACCGCAGACCCTTTCTTCGTTCTCAACAGCGATGTGATCTGTGATTTCCCCTTCCAAGCCATGGTGCAGTTCCATCGACACCACGGCCAAGAGGGCTCCATCTTG GTAACCAAGGTGGAGGAGCCTTCCAAGTATGGCGTGGTGGTATGTGAGGCTGACACGGGCCGCATTCACCGTTTTGTTGAGAAGCCGCAGGTGTTTGTGTCCAATAAGATCAACGCAGGCATGTACATCCTGAGCCCTGCTGTGCTGCAGCGCATCCAG CTGAAGCCTACATCCATTGAGAAGGAGATCTTCCCAGTCATGGCCCAGGAGGGGCAGCTATATGCCATGGAGCTCCCGG GCTTCTGGATGGACATTGGACAGCCCAAGGATTTCCTCACTGGCATGTGCCTCTTCCTGCAATCATTGAGACAGAAGCATCCAGAGAGACTCTGTTCAGGCCCTGGCATTGTGGGGAATGTCCTTGTG GACCCAAGTGCCCGTATTGGTCAGAACTGCAGCATTGGCCCCAATGTGAGCCTGGGTCCTGGTGTGGTGGTGGAGGATGGCGTGTGCATCCGGCGGTGTACAGTGCTTCGGGATGCGCACATCCGCTCCCACTCCTGGCTTGAGTCATGCATCGTGGGCTGGCGCTGCCGTGTGGGCCAGTGG GTGCGCATGGAGAATGTAACTGTGCTGGGCGAGGATGTCATAGTTAATGACGAACTCTACCTCAATGGAGCCAGTGTGCTGCCCCACAAGTCTATTGGGGAGTCGGTGCCAGAGCCTCGTATTATCATGTGA
- the Amigo3 gene encoding amphoterin-induced protein 3: protein MAWLVVPSILLCMLGAGLGTSDLEDLLPLAPHNCPNKCICAADVLSCAGHGLQDVPVALPATAAELDLSHNALKRLYPGWLAPLSRLRVLYLGYNKLDMLGHGVFTNASGLRILDLSSNMLKILHTHDLDGLGRLERLLLFNNRLVHLDLDAFQGLNMLSHLYLGCNELTSFSFNHLHGLGTTHLRTLDLSSNWLRHVSISRLAALPAFLKNGLYLHNNPLPCNCRLYHLLQRWHQRGLSALRDFAREYTCLVFQVSASRVRFFEHSRVFENCSAAAALDLELPEEQLDTQVGQSLRLYCNTSMPAARVAWVSPKNELLVAPGSQDGSIAVLADGSLAIHRVQEQHAGIFVCLATGPRLHHNQTLEFNVSVHKPRPEPETFNTGFTTLLGCIVGLGLVLLYLFAPPCRDCCHCCRRACRNRCWPRAPSPLQELSAQSSVLSTTPPDAPSRKASVHKHVVFLEPGKKGLNGRVQLAVAEDFGLCDPMELQLKAGSESASSTGSDGLMMT from the coding sequence ATGGCCTGGCTAGTGGTGCCAAGCATACTACTGTGCATGCTGGGTGCTGGATTAGGCACCTCAGATTTGGAGGACCTTCTGCCTCTTGCTCCCCACAACTGCCCCAATAAATGCATCTGTGCTGCCGATGTGCTGAGCTGCGCGGGCCATGGATTACAGGACGTGCCGGTAGCATTACCTGCCACTGCTGCAGAACTCGACTTGAGCCACAATGCACTCAAACGCCTGTACCCTGGCTGGTTAGCACCCCTCTCCCGGCTGCGTGTCCTGTACCTAGGCTACAATAAATTGGATATGCTGGGCCACGGTGTCTTCACCAATGCCAGTGGCCTGAGGATACTGGATCTATCATCTAATATGTTGAAGATACTCCACACCCATGACCTGGATGGactggggaggctggagagattgcttctCTTCAATAACCGCCTGGTACACTTGGACCTGGATGCCTTCCAGGGTTTGAACATGCTCAGCCACCTCTATCTTGGCTGCAATGAACTCACCTCTTTTTCTTTCAACCACTTGCACGGTCTGGGGACAACCCACCTGCGCACTCTAGACCTGTCCTCCAACTGGCTGAGACACGTCTCCATCTCCAGGCTGGCCGCACTGCCGGCTTTCCTCAAGAATGGACTCTACTTGCACAACAACCCACTGCCCTGTAACTGCCGCCTCTACCACCTGCTCCAGCGCTGGCACCAGCGGGGCCTAAGTGCCCTGCGTGATTTTGCACGTGAGTACACATGCTTGGTCTTCCAGGTTTCCGCATCCCGAGTGCGCTTCTTTGAGCACAGCCGGGTGTTTGAGAACTGCTCGGCTGCTGCAGCTCTAGACTTAGAACTCCCTGAAGAACAGCTGGACACGCAAGTGGGGCAGTCCCTGAGGCTCTACTGCAACACCAGCATGCCTGCTGCACGAGTAGCCTGGGTTTCACCAAAAAATGAGCTGCTTGTTGCACCAGGCTCTCAGGATGGCAGCATTGCTGTGTTGGCTGATGGCAGCTTAGCGATACACAGGGTACAAGAGCAGCACGCAGGCATCTTTGTGTGCCTGGCAACTGGGCCCCGCCTGCACCACAACCAGACACTTGAGTTCAATGTGAGCGTGCATAAACCTCGGCCTGAGCCGGAGACTTTCAATACAGGCTTCACCACACTGCTGGGCTGTATCGTGGGCCTGGGGCTGGTGCTGCTCTACTTGTTTGCACCACCGTGTCGTGACTGCTGTCACTGCTGCCGGCGAGCCTGCCGTAACCGCTGCTGGCCCCGAGCACCCAGTCCACTCCAGGAGCTGAGTGCACAGTCCTCAGTGCTCAGCACTACGCCACCAGATGCACCCAGCCGCAAGGCCAGTGTCCACAAGCATGTGGTCTTCCTGGAGCCGGGCAAGAAAGGTCTCAATGGCCGTGTGCAGCTAGCAGTAGCTGAAGACTTCGGTCTGTGCGATCCCATGGAGTTGCAACTCAAGGCTGGTTCAGAGTCAGCCAGTTCCACAGGCTCAGACGGTCTCATGATGACCTAG